The Ptychodera flava strain L36383 chromosome 3, AS_Pfla_20210202, whole genome shotgun sequence region atttggaCCTTAATGTAGCATCGTTGTTTAAagttaatttcaaaaaaatacaaaccTTATTTTGACAATTGTAACTGTTCAATCAGCGCATAGTTTGTCAATGTTACATTATCGTGTTACCTCGTGTCACCtcgttaataagatatatttgaattaacaGGCATATACTTTGTCAATTAGACTTTATACCTGAAATTCTCACGGACCCTGAAGCATTGTCTTTGCTCAAATTGGCATTACGTTTTAGTCTAGATTATGATATTTTCCCCGTCATTGTTGTTTACTTTACATGACAGGactgtttttattctttttccaTGGTTGTTCATTGATTTTCAGTCGTGACTCCTCGGCGTTTTTAAATCCCAGAATACAAGAACTTAAGTATGTCAGTTTCAGATAAGGTAAATGACTTCATGTATGTATCAAGTTTTTCCATAAGCATAATTATAATGATGAATGAAGCTGCAAagcctatctatctatctatctatctatctatctatctatctatctatctatctatctatctatctatctatctatctatctatctatctatctatctatctatctatctatctatctatctatctatctatctatctatctatctatctatctatctatctatctatctatctgtctgtctgtctgtctgtctgtctgtctgtctgtctgtctgtctgtctgtctgtatatctatctatctatctatctatctatctatctatctatctatctatctatctatctatctatctatctatctatctatctatctatctatctatctatctatctatctatctatctatctatctatctttctatcatAATTAGATCTTGCTTTTCTGCCCGTCCGCCAGtctgcctgtatgtatgtatgtatgtatgtatgtatgtatgtatgtatgtatgtatgtctgtatgtatgtatgtatgtatgtatgtatgtatgtatgtatgtatgtatgtatgtatgtatgtatgtatgtatgtatgtatgtatgtatgtatgtatgtatgtatgtatgtatgtatgtatgtatgtatgtatgtatgtttgtatgtatttatgtatgtatgtatgtatgtatgtatgtatgtatgtatgtatgtatgtatgtgtgtgtgtggtgtgtgtgtgtgtgtgatgtatgtatgtatgtatgtatgtatgtatgtatgtatgtatgtatgtatgtatgtatgtatgtatgtatgtatgtaggaatttcagagttatatcattaataacaaaagttcattaaatatgaaaatgagcagataattgacatgacactcacagtatcacgATAATGTTCTGAGCTTGTCATTTGGgagaaattttatgaaattttatgcagtatttcttgatatgtgtctaccgtctccatagggaaaccattgtacggaagaaatgatattgcatttcttcattaatatacaaggcacactaaccaaaatctaatcagtacttgcaagtagcatatggtacctgtctaccaaatctgatatgaatccgttcaggcgtttttgagttatcatgtaaaaagacagacagacagacatacacactcacacatacatacacacaaaacacacacacatggacagacagacagacatcgctgtgacgttagcccacgtgttcacgCACGTTAGCTAAAAATTACTCTGCCATATAAATCCTCTCCCGCGTTGCCTATGAAGGAATCACAGCTTCCATATctatagcaacaatattttCCAAAAGAGCTATCAGGTCATACTTCACAGAACATGCGAGAACCATTTTAATATGAAGCTGCCAACAGATGCGATGGATGAATCAGTTTCCAAGGTCGGCGAAGATCAGCAATTCAAACTATAGTGTAAGATTTGTTATCAAACTATCATCATTTGGCCTTGGGTACAACAGAAGAGCAGTCTGGTATTCTCTGAGTTCCTTAACTGTTCCGCTAAAGTTAACACTATATACTGAAAATACTGTGACATCTTACGACCATTTGCGCATTGATCAAGAGCTATGTAGTTTACTACGGTACTCAAAGCCAGCTGTAATTTGTTACATACTAGCCCAAAGGAGCACAGTGTAGGGATTTATTGTCAGTGGCGCCCAGCTCCGTACACATAAGGACCTGCCTTTATAGGACAGGTTGATCGTTTTGTTGATGGATTACAGCAGGTTgccgatactagaatgactaaTCATAGGTGTAACCTATGTACAGAAATCGATAACCTTCTAGCCAATTAAATATGCACCATTGTATTTCTGTCAACCTATGGTAGAGGTGGTAGAGGTCAAGCATTGTTATATTGTTGTGACGTTGCGACATCCCGTCGACTGGGTACTTCCGACAAGCTAAAGCCTGCCGCACACGAGACAAATTAATTTGAGGCTGTTTGTCCAGCTAGTTTACTCTAGTGTGCGGTTGATTTTTCGTGAGTTTTTGTCCTCACGAGCAGTTTAGCAGCGAATTCCTCGTCATAAATTATCGCCCTGATTGGCCAATCTTTCTAATGCGTACAGCGGCCCTCGCGCGCTTTAGTAAAAAAGACGTAAGGAAAATCACTTTGTCCGGAACACTAGATAAGGAATTTGTCTCGCGaggcaaaaaacatgaaacacgATAGCTATTTTGCGCAACTGCTCGcaagaacaaaaacaaacttttgctTAGATAATTTCTCTCGCGTTCGGCATGCTTCAAGGCAAAGAGCTATCACTACCATTACCTTAAATTGtcgaaataaaatatttatataataaGTTAAGCTGCAGAaactctatctatctatctatctatctatctatctatctatctatctatctatctatctatctatctatctatctatctatctatctatctatgtatgtatctatctatctatctatctatctatctatctatctatctatctatctatctatctatctatctatctatctatctatctatctatctatctatctatctatctatcattctCTTTTGCTTTTCtgccgtctgtctgtctgtctgtctgtctgcatgcatgcatgcatgcatacacgcatgtatgtatgtatgtatgtatgtatgtatgtatgtatgtatgtatgtatgtatgtatgtatgtatgtatgtatgtatgtatgtatgtatgtatgtatgtatgtatgtatgtatgtatgtatgtatgtatgtatgtatgtatgtatgtatgtatgtatgtatgtatgtatgtatgtatgtatgtatgtatgtatgtatgtatgtatgtatgtatgtatgtatgtgcgtatgtATCTGTTTATCTATGTacctgtgtatttatgtttctatttatatatatgtatgtttttacaTCTCTTGCATACTCTATCTCTTGATATGTATGTTTCAATGGCTATCAATCAGCTAGTTCGTTTGCATATTACTCGTTAGCGACGAAATTGGGATAATCAGATGAGAATAAGTACATCGGAGGAttaatgaaattgaaatttttacagcttaaattttgcaaaatgatagaatactttacaaaattaaaatattttatccatcgaacaaaacatcaaaaataaTTGGTTATTGTATATCATTTAAATCGCATTCGTTTCTCTGAAAAGATCAGAAATCCAAACATAGTGGAAGATTTGTTATCAAACTATCATTATTAGAGTGAGAAGAGCAGTCTGGTATTCTCGCAGTCCCCTGACTGTTCCGCTAAAGTTAACACTATATACTGAAAATACTGTGACATCTGACGACCATTTTCGCATTGATCAAGAGCTATTTACGGCCCTTTAACCTCGCAGTTATTTGCTACATACTAGCCCAAAGGAGCACAGGGTTTTATTGCTAGTGGCGCCCAGCTCCGTACACATAAGGACATGGCATTTTAGGACaggtttatttttttgttgatagaTTACACCAGGTTGCCTAAACTAGAATGAGTAATCATGGGCATAACTTATGAACAGAAATCGATAACCTTATAACTAACTAAATATGCACCATTGTATTTTGTCACCCTATGGTAGAGGTGGTAGAGGTCAAGCATCGTTATATTGTTGTGACGTTGCGACATCCCGTCGACTGGAAACTTCCGACAAGCTAAAGCCTGTCGCACACGAGACAAATCAATTCGAGGCTGTTTGTTCAGCTAGTTTACTCTCGTGTGCGGTcgaatttttgtgagtttttgtcCTCACGAGCAGTTGAGCAAGATATCCaacctgtttgatattttttgtgtggCGCGGCAAATTCCTCGTCCTAAATTACCGCCCAGATTGGCCAATCTTTCTTTTGCGTACAGCGGCCTTCGCACGCTTTTGTAAAAAAGACGTGAGGAAAATCACTTTGTCCGGCGCACACGGTGAGAATTTGCCTCGCTAggcaaaaaatgtgaaacaagaGGGATATTTTGCGTAACCGTTCGCGAGGACAAAGCTCacaaaattttgctcagctaatttctctcgtgtgcggcaTACTTCAAGGCAAAGagtagtctcgcatgccagacctcgaacctgcatgcgacgcgagcggcgaagccgcgagcagcgagtaaccgcaggttacgaggtctggcaagaaccaactgcttaggaatgtgatgacgtcaaaagtggctgTCTTTCCTATGCTAATAAGTATAACTTTGGACCACCGCGTACCTGCGTACAGACGGCCATAACACATTTTCAGTGTACTTGTCCACTACGTTTCACATATCTGCGCCGAAAAAACACTTAAGCAAAAATCAACGGGAATTTATTTGTGACGCCATTTACCACCAGCTCATCGGCAGTTGAATGGGGCCAAAATCTGAGCTTCGTTTGAACGgagcaaaatgaaaaagcaaacAGCACAGAGGATGTCGACGATCAACAAAATGCAACCGTAAGCATGGAAGCAATGCCGGAGGAATCTTAAAATTAGAGATTGGCCATATCTTGTCGGCAAATTCACGGAAACGTCGTCTCCTTCCAGATAATCTGTCATGGCTAACTCCTTCTTCGGTTTCAGGCTGTccattagccctgcgtacgatgctgtgtgtttcgctacagctaatcgctcCACTCACggggggcgattagctgtagcgaaacacacagcatcttacgcagggctagctgtccatcaccactttcttcaacggcatagatcatttttgcagatttttttcatcatggtTACTGGGGATAGCGTAACCGTGATTTTATGAAGCCGTACTGTCTGAGGTCAACGTAAGGCAGTTTACTTCgaatgaaacatttctggatgaatgacacaatcattcagtcaaattcaaaaggctatttttagacgctcccacctacattcatgaataaacaacagatgtactctttcatccagccgattttcgaagcattctattggacagtatatatagcacgtcggttctagccagacctcgcaacctgcggttactcgctgctcgcggcttcACCGCTCGCGCCGCACGCaggtttcgaggtctggcatgcgagactaggCAAAGAGCTATCACAACCATTACCTAAATTGTCGAAATAAAATCTTTATATAATGAATGAAGCTGCAGAAacactatctatctatctatcaatcaatcaatcaatcaatctatctatctatctatctatctatctatctatctatctatctatctatctatctatctatctatctatctatctatctatctatctatctatctatcttgcTTGTCTGCccgtctgcctgtctgtctgtctgcatgcatgcatgaatttatctatgtaatatgtatgtatgtatgtatgtatgtatgtatgtatgtatgtatgtatgtatgtatgtatgtatgtatgtatgtatgtatgtatgtatgtatgtatgtatgtatgtatgtatgtatgtatgtatttatctatgtaatatgtatgtatgtatgtatgtatgtatgtatgtatgtatgtatgtatgtatggatgtatggatggatgtatggatggatgtacgtacgtacggatGGATGTACGTACGTATTATGCATGGAGGCATGTTTGTATGTCTTTAAGTGCGCATGTGTGCATACGTGTATATATCTGTGTgtctatgtatctgtgtatctatgttTCTATttatatctgtatgtatgtttttacaTCTCACACATACTCTATCTCTTGATATGTATCTTTCAGTGGCTCTTAACCCATCAGCTAGTTTGTTTGCATAAAACACGATGGCAACGAAATTGGGAAAATCAGATGAGAGTAAATACATCGAAGgtttaatgaaattgaaaatttttacaGCATAAATTTTGCGAAATGATAGaatactttacaaaattaaaatattgtatcCATCGAACAAAACAGCGAAAGTACATCTATTTTTGTATATCATTTAAATCGTATTCATTTTCtgaaaatgctttattttcgtGTAAATGCCAGAAAGAAACCACACTAAATGCATAAAATATCTCTAATCGATGACTTTAAGTCGGGATACTTTTGAAATGACTGACATATCTGTAAATCAATTGAAAAATGTCATTGGTTGAGGCAAAGTAGAAAAGTGAGCTCAGAACTAGTATTGCAGTAAGAAAGAAAGTAAGCTTATAGacaatttcacacattttcattcaaatttaatATTCTTAATAAGCATTAAGATACAGTTATGCAATGATTCTCACTCATAACATTTGCACAACATCGCAAATTCCGGATACAATTTGAAAAATGGttagcaaatatggtgtaatttTTAACGAATTTCTTAAATTCTTCAGAAACTGTGCCGATCCAACTATCCCAATTTGttccaaatacatgtaaaaataagATGAGCCTTTGACCCTTTGTTTTTAcgtaaatattgacaaaatcgatcgaaatttcattaaacttacCAACTGTGGTCTTTATAATATATCTTTAAAATATCTCCTTTGCAGGTTTCTGCTTTGATCGTAAACGAAAGTTGGGGCTCGGCGTGTAGTGATGGAATCCCGTCGATCAATCGCTTGCTCGCTAACGTTCTCagtgattttgaaatcaaaaatatttattcaacgGTAGTACGTGGTAACGCGGACGACGAAAAAGAGGCTAAGTTTTTCAAAGTCCAGTTGAAATATCCTAAACCAACAAAGCGGAGATTCGAAAATTTACTTCGTAATGACTCAATTCCAGAGGCAGATTTCATTTACTTACATGATCACTTCTATCCAAATCTAAAGCAGTTAGCAAGCGAAGTAAAAATCATCTTTGCTTACTCCCTTACAACAGCTGAGGAGGcgcgaaaattaaaaaaagatgtCTTTGGCGACGCCGAGCTGTACTTCATAAACGTGTGGGACCCTGATTTGATCAACCTAGAAATGATTTCGAGCGACAAAAGAGAGCTCTCGATGAGAATTCAGGAACTTTCAGAGTTACATAAAGGGGAAGAACCTTTAGAGTCGCTTAAAAAGCCGCATGTCCTCGATATAGGAAAACGCGCTCACGATTACTTCGAATCGGAATATAAAGGATGCGAATCGATCAGGCTCTGTCATGTTCAACCAATGTTCTGCCATGTGTCAAAAAGAAGTTATGAAAAACTAAACGTTGACATGACATTTGAAATTGTTACACTTGTACAGCATAGGAAACTTCCAAGTCTACAATTAATGGTCAAGGTATTAGAACGTGTCGCGGATACccacaaaagaaaattagaaATAGTGCTCAAAATTATCGGCGATATCTGCGAAACGGAGGAAAGGAATCAGAAAGAAATTTCGTCATCGAAAATTGAGATTGTTCCGAAACATTGCTATAATCAAATTCAACTCGAGAAAGAACTACTCCACAGCCATTTGGTACTATGTAACGCAGATACCCATATTTCCGATCCGTCGGCTAAGTTGGCACTATCACTCGGAGTTCCGTTACTCTTGCCAGATAGCCCCGACTTCAAACACATGGTCAAGAAATATCTAGCGCCATACGACGAGTGTCTTACAGTAAATATGAAGGACGAAGATATGTTTCACGAAATGTTAGAGAAGAAAATTGATTCCTATGAGAATGCTGTGTCACCAGCGAAAGATATCAGTTCATTCATATCTGCAGAAAGGTCCACCAATAAACCTTGTGAAGAACTTTACGAAGAGTTAGAAAGGCTCATTGGTAGTATCTCTCGTATCGGCCGAGGGACACAAGGTAATTTTTGTGAATCTCTGTCAATAAGATTGAATGTTTTTACACACATacccacacacatacacatacacatacacaacactcacatacacacataaatatatatatatatatatatatatatatatatatatatatatatatatatatatatatatgtgtgtgtgtgtgtgtgtgtgtgagtaatatctgtgtgtgtacgtatataaataaataaataaataaataaataaataaataaataaataaataaaaataaataaataaataaataaataaataattaattaattaattaaataataacacacgccagcaagggcaagataacgatttgttgcccgcccaagggattGTGCTCATGACtgtattgatgatgcccgagccgaaggcgagggcatcatcaatattaccgtcatgagcaccagcccgcgggcgggcaacaaatcgtgatcttgcccgtgctagcgtgtgttattaattttattacaccgaacaaacacttttgctttcgaaactttgctcagAATGCAGTAAAGTGtcgagactcgccacagtgaaacgttcaatttgctcgatcgcaatgctacatgaagGTGAAGGTCAACTTAAATTAACATCTCAAAACGAAGACTATGTTGTTAaagcttttctcgtttaatgtactaaacatcgtcgtgtacttcaggtcgaactaatttcttgtaccttttcaaaagtcatttctttacagaaaataccaagcaaatgtacgcgatgatgtggtacgcgcagaaaggacgcgcggtaATCCAGAACGTGGTAGTGGGCAATATCACTGTACGCGACAggctatatcagcgcacgcgacagggctatatcaccttagccatgttctatcactttttgttctatatcacgtgagtgaggctcagccaatcacagtacctgaataatacgtgaggtgtaataaatataggataaagcccgagtaggagggccgcaggccgagacattttatcgtacggttggactttatataccagaagagctcGAGTACGAGGTTTTATCCGACtaaaaaactatcgcccctaactgatatattttcgttttcaatgtgtttacgtcaaccgtcccatTTGtgaatgtaacatgtttaggatataaattaaaacttttatttgtgaaatagccttccaatgtaatggaacatcctataaatgccctagggcacattagtttatgtttgtaccatcgcagattttgtgttgcagctggtttccgctgtgttactaaatttgaatattaaaacgtaccagatgtctacagaatatgacatgtacacttttgattggacagtgcttttctacggcgctgtcattcgtttctggaatttggagaataaggctttacgagtaaataaatcaccctgaattgagcactctgattggtcaatcaacagtagatagtttttaaatatataaatatatatatatatatatatatatatatatatatatatatatatatatatatatatatatattgacaaggATAATCTTAACATAAGCTAAATTACAGTTGCACTACAAACTTGATTCGCATAGACAGTAGAGCCgatacactcatcgggtggctgtgttCGGTTCTCCATGAACGTAAGAGGCTCTGCTGTCTGTATGAAACACATTTGTAGTGGAattataatttacattatgtatATACTTTTTATtggttaaatatatatatatatatatatatatatatatatatatatatatattataatatatatatatatatatatatatatatatatatatatacatacatacatacatgaacgACGTGCTTgcctgcgtacgtacgtacatatatacgtatatatgtatgtatgtctgatgtatgtatgacaaacagacaaagtgACAGAGGTACAGACATGCTCATTCTTTTTGGGGTTTGATATTCATTGCTTCTCCACTTTTTCATTCTCAGTTATAACgactttattgtgtttacattCTCCCTTTCAGAATCCGGGTTCACAGAAGATGCTTCCAACCAAAGCCCtgacaaaggtttgtattgacgTCACATACTATTTAAAAAGGCTTTTGGTCATTTCAACTATATACAAGTAAATGAATGACTTATTCAACTCTGAAAAATAATTGGACTTTCCATTGCTTCAAAGTTAGAGATTCAACCGAGCTATTTTTACACCGATGTCTTCGCTGGGTGACTGGGTAACCACAGtccctgtatacatgtatgtcgaCAGTTCGAATCtgaatgtgattttttttaatttgtatacATACTGATGTGAGCCCTGTACCATCATAAAGCTAGACTTGCTACTTCAGTGCTTCAGTCACAAATAAAAAGTCAACGCAACAGCAGATTTCTCATCTGGAGCAAAATATATTTCGTCCAGACGTTGACTTTTTATGTCGTCTGTTACAGCTGTCGCCGGCCAACTTATGATCTTTGCAGACAGCATTACGTATTATCGTAGACTTGTCACTGACAATTATTCCTGTTCAGCGTTACGTCTTAGAAAGGGTTTGGTAAAACTCGAAACATTCCGTTTAAACGAATAAAAGAAGAGTATTTTGCAATTTATAGCGCTTTTTCAACAATTACAATTCGAATGCTTATAAGTTTATCTGGTAAGGAAATTGCAATTGTTAATCATTCCACGTAAACCCTTGCCTACCACTTTATAAAGAATAAACGGTTTTGCCGGAAGaagatgttatttcaatataaCTCGGCCTAGTTTTCGTTCATaagctacacattatcaataCGTTTTCTAAGATAAAAGATGCGAACGGAGTATGCGCAGTCTTAAACAAACTTCTTACCTAAATAGCTCGCGTTGCCATATTGAAATGGTTGCCATCACATCGTCCTAAATATCCGTGGTTCTTTGTcacatgtaaaattattttggcacATATTTACAGCTGAGGAAACTGATATATGACCCTTACAATATAAGAATGTTTCTTCCTAGGTTAATAGTGAGTCCTAACCTAACATATCGTGTCAGCATGACATCACGTATACAATTTGATTTGTATAATATAATACACACTTTACAACCTGGGAACGTTATCGCTGCTTAGAAATACCTTTGTGTACACACATTGTATCCTATCTATAGCATTTCTCGTGTCGCTTATACTGCAACAACTCGTTATTTCTTGATAGAAGTTGAAAGTGACGACCTGCGTAGCGGCAGCATAAATAATCAAGAGGCAGATTCTGATGCTAAGCCAGGTAAATTGGATTTCGACataaaatcacgattttttttctggagaatttgattttatttgatatttgccCTGGAAGCC contains the following coding sequences:
- the LOC139130269 gene encoding uncharacterized protein, translating into MSVSDKVSALIVNESWGSACSDGIPSINRLLANVLSDFEIKNIYSTVVRGNADDEKEAKFFKVQLKYPKPTKRRFENLLRNDSIPEADFIYLHDHFYPNLKQLASEVKIIFAYSLTTAEEARKLKKDVFGDAELYFINVWDPDLINLEMISSDKRELSMRIQELSELHKGEEPLESLKKPHVLDIGKRAHDYFESEYKGCESIRLCHVQPMFCHVSKRSYEKLNVDMTFEIVTLVQHRKLPSLQLMVKVLERVADTHKRKLEIVLKIIGDICETEERNQKEISSSKIEIVPKHCYNQIQLEKELLHSHLVLCNADTHISDPSAKLALSLGVPLLLPDSPDFKHMVKKYLAPYDECLTVNMKDEDMFHEMLEKKIDSYENAVSPAKDISSFISAERSTNKPCEELYEELERLIGSISRIGRGTQESGFTEDASNQSPDKEVESDDLRSGSINNQEADSDAKPVPESNHYSTRDNHTVMGEDHSTSCHQPRVQARPKELVRMTQGMLINQQLRLSMSPWESKAVSQATVRI